A genomic window from Ursus arctos isolate Adak ecotype North America unplaced genomic scaffold, UrsArc2.0 scaffold_25, whole genome shotgun sequence includes:
- the SIX1 gene encoding homeobox protein SIX1 translates to MSMLPSFGFTQEQVACVCEVLQQGGNLERLGRFLWSLPACDHLHKNESVLKAKAVVAFHRGNFRELYKILESHQFSPHNHPKLQQLWLKAHYVEAEKLRGRPLGAVGKYRVRRKFPLPRTIWDGEETSYCFKEKSRGVLREWYAHNPYPSPREKRELAEATGLTTTQVSNWFKNRRQRDRAAEAKERENTENNNSSSNKQNQLSPLEGGKPLMSSSEEEFSPPQSPDQNSVLLLQGNMGHARSSNYSLPGLTTSQPSHGLQAHQHQLQDSLLGPLTSSLVDLGS, encoded by the exons ATGTCGATGCTGCCGTCGTTCGGCTTCACGCAGGAGCAAGTGGCATGCGTGTGCGAAGTTCTGCAGCAAGGCGGGAACCTGGAGCGTCTGGGCAGGTTCCTGTGGTCGCTCCCCGCCTGCGACCACCTGCACAAGAACGAAAGCGTGCTCAAGGCCAAGGCCGTGGTTGCCTTCCACCGCGGGAACTTCCGCGAGCTCTACAAGATCCTGGAGAGCCACCAGTTCTCGCCTCACAACCATCCCAAGCTCCAGCAACTGTGGCTGAAGGCGCACTACGTGGAGGCTGAGAAGCTGCGCGGCCGGCCCCTGGGCGCGGTGGGCAAATATCGGGTGCGCCGAAAATTCCCGCTGCCGCGCACCATCTGGGACGGCGAGGAGACCAGCTACTGCTTCAAGGAGAAGTCGCGGGGCGTGCTGCGGGAGTGGTACGCGCACAACCCGTACCCCTCGCCTCGTGAGAAGCGGGAGCTGGCCGAGGCCACTGGGCTCACCACCACCCAGGTCAGCAACTGGTTTAAGAACCGGAGGCAAAGAGACCGGGCCGCCGAGGCCAAGGAAAG GGAGAACACCGAAAACAATAACTCCTCCTCCAACAAGCAGAATCAACTCTCTCCTCTGGAAGGGGGCAAGCCGCTCATGTCCAGCTCAGAAGAAGAATTCTCACCTCCCCAAAGTCCAGACCAGAACTCGGTACTTCTGCTGCAGGGCAATATGGGCCACGCCAGGAGCTCAAACTATTCTCTCCCTGGCTTAACCACCTCGCAGCCCAGCCACGGCCTGCAAGCCCACCAGCATCAGCTCCAGGACTCCCTGCTGGGCCCCCTCACCTCCAGTCTGGTGGACTTGGGGTCTTAA